One genomic segment of Desulfurispira natronophila includes these proteins:
- a CDS encoding PAS domain-containing protein: MGFTFFALRRFFPIFVLGFVLVAFIAYSLSMGVIRTEHQERIKAVQAFSQELILSSFHEEQQQVRSLADNQLIINGLVDFQERYRYLPALFRSLSAGQRAESPVGRFALHDFLGQEILSNQLPAGATLTESDVEALSAGEEVLRINAAGMLFAAPVKVHGFVEGSVSLSLPPDELTRVLPPLERFPFGVALYSEPGILLYEASKYHSPASDSCMANRQNFSHPDLLNLYIHVCAPPASELSQARSLRQSFAVMLTLGLLGIGLAFAATARAISRPINKLVENVDQVERDQSLNARVSLQGPRELQELARHFNQTLDAFEFMARSREELDYILDGSPAIVWSYDVSTLQIHYVSRNISNVLGYKTEEAVAAGWIEECIHPEDLKDVISQLQTWVDQGAAATLEITYRFRHADGHWVWLGEVTRAVLASDGTISEAISTTLDITSRRQMEMELEHSRQRLEEAQRIAHLGHWEANLHTNELWWSDAIYEMLGHDLQTYTPSVEAFKEAVHPDDLPDVIASEKLAEQTGVLDVEHRIVLPDGRVRWLHELARAEEDAQGNRVRLIGTVQDITQRKEQQQLLESAFKAARSVSFIITDLQTNIEEFSPGAETIFGYSRDEVLNTPVAKLHESQEAERFGEYLDQLHRSGKGFTIETRLVRKNGEIFPAIFSLEPIFDDRGQLCRTIGVSIDISERKELEESLNQSLERLIQAQRTARLGHWETDLATGELWWSSMVYELFGLDPAEPITLERFQQQVHPDDLPGLLAAEENAIQTGSMEVKYRFQHAQSGELRWAREIAHPSVHEDGSRKLVGTVQDITEHQQLLAQLQESQLHFQQFAENSETVFWVRTREQVLYVSPAYEKVWGRPRQSLLDNVGSLIETVHPDDQRRFVLHMQRELDGGQSFDGVYRIVRPEGTVRWIHARSFPVFDADGNVECWTGVAEDVTAQKEHEDTLEEFNTKLMLQVEQEVMNRMSTEQSYRTLVEHSPEGVLLLDSSGCFVSCNPAAAAMLGLTPREVIGKRPEDFSGNGRELYPTVEQVISRALGGEVQQRFNWTMQHISGHELLLETIVSPLGLDQPEHLLVLCRDNTEINRLQQEKQLQEATLIQQTKMAELGNMMGAIAHQWKQPLNNIALYTQFLPEDYEQGMLDKERLDETSERILRLVNFMSTTIDDFRNFFKPSTEESAFELCETVKSVVEIIRGQLIKDTVDINIETCEPTYVWGLHSQFQQVILNIINNARQALLEKRSSQREVTVNFSHEEGYVLVHISDNAGGIPEDLLPDKIFQPFISTKGEEGTGIGLSLGQTIIEKMGGTICAHNTESGACFTLRLPVKRI; the protein is encoded by the coding sequence GTGGGCTTTACTTTCTTTGCCCTGCGCCGCTTTTTTCCCATCTTCGTACTTGGCTTTGTCCTGGTAGCATTCATCGCCTACTCTCTTAGCATGGGGGTTATACGCACCGAGCACCAGGAGCGTATTAAAGCCGTTCAAGCTTTCTCCCAGGAGCTGATACTCAGCTCCTTTCACGAGGAGCAACAGCAGGTGCGCAGCCTGGCCGACAATCAGCTGATAATAAACGGGCTGGTGGACTTCCAGGAGCGCTACCGCTATCTGCCAGCCCTCTTTCGCTCCCTCAGCGCTGGCCAGCGGGCCGAGAGTCCAGTGGGCCGCTTTGCCCTGCACGACTTTCTGGGCCAGGAGATTCTCTCCAATCAACTGCCCGCTGGAGCGACCCTGACTGAGTCCGACGTGGAAGCTCTCAGTGCCGGCGAGGAGGTGCTGCGCATCAATGCTGCAGGAATGCTTTTTGCCGCCCCGGTAAAGGTCCACGGCTTTGTGGAAGGCAGCGTCAGTCTTTCGTTGCCACCAGATGAGCTTACCAGAGTTTTGCCCCCCCTGGAGCGCTTTCCCTTTGGAGTAGCTCTCTACAGCGAGCCGGGCATCTTGCTGTACGAGGCGTCCAAATACCACAGCCCGGCATCGGATAGCTGCATGGCCAATCGACAGAATTTCAGCCACCCGGACCTCCTCAACCTCTACATCCATGTCTGTGCTCCGCCTGCCTCAGAGCTTTCTCAGGCCCGCAGCCTGCGACAGAGCTTTGCCGTTATGCTGACCCTGGGCCTGTTGGGAATTGGCCTGGCCTTCGCCGCCACCGCCAGGGCCATTTCCCGCCCCATAAATAAACTGGTGGAAAATGTCGACCAGGTGGAGCGGGATCAGAGCCTGAATGCGCGGGTATCTCTGCAGGGCCCCCGGGAGCTCCAGGAGCTGGCCAGACACTTTAACCAAACCCTCGATGCCTTTGAGTTCATGGCCCGCTCGCGGGAGGAGCTGGACTACATTCTCGATGGTAGCCCTGCCATAGTCTGGAGCTATGATGTTTCTACGCTGCAAATCCACTATGTTTCGCGCAATATCAGCAACGTACTGGGCTACAAAACGGAAGAGGCAGTGGCCGCAGGTTGGATAGAAGAGTGCATTCACCCGGAAGACCTGAAGGACGTAATTAGCCAACTGCAAACCTGGGTGGACCAGGGGGCTGCAGCAACACTGGAAATTACCTACCGCTTCCGGCACGCTGACGGGCACTGGGTCTGGCTTGGTGAAGTAACCAGGGCTGTACTCGCCAGTGATGGAACCATCAGCGAAGCAATCAGCACCACTCTCGATATCACCAGTCGTCGCCAGATGGAAATGGAGCTGGAGCACAGTCGTCAGCGACTGGAGGAAGCGCAGCGCATCGCCCACCTGGGCCACTGGGAAGCCAACCTGCACACCAATGAGTTGTGGTGGTCAGATGCCATCTACGAAATGCTTGGCCACGACCTGCAGACCTATACCCCCAGCGTGGAGGCCTTCAAGGAGGCGGTGCACCCCGACGATCTTCCTGATGTCATCGCCAGTGAAAAACTGGCCGAGCAGACAGGAGTACTCGATGTGGAGCACCGCATCGTTCTGCCCGATGGCCGCGTGCGCTGGCTGCATGAGCTGGCCCGTGCCGAGGAGGACGCTCAGGGCAACCGAGTACGCCTGATAGGCACGGTGCAGGACATTACGCAGCGCAAAGAGCAGCAGCAACTCCTGGAGAGCGCCTTCAAGGCAGCGCGCAGCGTGAGCTTTATCATTACCGACCTGCAGACAAATATCGAGGAGTTCAGCCCCGGCGCCGAAACCATATTTGGCTACTCGCGGGACGAGGTACTGAACACGCCGGTGGCCAAACTCCATGAGTCGCAGGAAGCTGAGCGTTTTGGCGAATACCTTGATCAGCTGCACCGCAGTGGCAAAGGCTTTACCATCGAAACCCGCCTGGTGCGTAAAAACGGAGAGATTTTTCCCGCCATTTTCAGCCTGGAGCCCATCTTCGATGACCGGGGACAGCTGTGCCGCACCATTGGCGTCAGCATCGATATCTCAGAGCGCAAGGAGCTGGAAGAGAGCCTGAACCAGAGCCTGGAGCGTCTGATACAGGCCCAGCGCACGGCTCGCCTGGGCCACTGGGAAACGGATCTGGCCACGGGGGAGCTGTGGTGGTCCAGTATGGTCTATGAACTCTTCGGGCTCGACCCGGCAGAACCCATAACCCTGGAGCGCTTTCAGCAGCAAGTCCACCCGGATGACCTTCCCGGACTGCTGGCAGCGGAAGAAAATGCCATTCAGACGGGATCCATGGAGGTGAAGTACCGCTTCCAGCACGCCCAGTCCGGTGAGTTGCGCTGGGCGCGAGAGATTGCCCATCCCTCTGTCCACGAAGATGGCAGCCGCAAACTGGTGGGAACCGTGCAGGACATTACTGAACACCAGCAACTGCTGGCCCAGCTGCAGGAGAGCCAACTGCACTTCCAGCAGTTTGCCGAAAACTCCGAGACCGTATTCTGGGTGCGAACACGTGAGCAAGTTTTGTATGTCAGCCCCGCCTATGAAAAGGTCTGGGGACGCCCACGTCAGAGCCTGCTGGATAATGTCGGCAGCCTGATTGAGACGGTGCACCCGGATGACCAACGTCGATTCGTCCTGCACATGCAGCGAGAACTAGATGGTGGCCAATCATTTGACGGCGTGTATCGCATCGTTCGTCCCGAGGGCACTGTGCGCTGGATTCACGCCCGCAGTTTCCCCGTCTTTGATGCTGATGGCAATGTGGAGTGCTGGACCGGGGTGGCAGAAGATGTCACGGCTCAAAAAGAGCATGAGGATACGCTGGAAGAGTTCAACACCAAGCTTATGCTGCAGGTAGAGCAGGAAGTCATGAATCGCATGTCCACGGAGCAGAGTTACCGCACCCTGGTGGAGCACTCGCCCGAGGGTGTACTGCTTCTGGACAGCAGCGGTTGCTTTGTCAGCTGTAATCCGGCCGCAGCTGCCATGCTGGGGTTGACACCACGCGAAGTTATCGGCAAACGACCCGAGGATTTTTCCGGCAATGGCAGAGAGCTGTATCCGACTGTTGAGCAGGTTATTTCCCGAGCCCTGGGCGGTGAAGTGCAACAGCGATTCAACTGGACCATGCAACACATCTCTGGCCACGAGCTCCTGCTGGAAACCATTGTCTCTCCCCTGGGACTGGATCAGCCAGAGCACCTGCTCGTACTCTGCCGGGACAATACCGAGATCAATCGTCTGCAGCAGGAAAAGCAGCTGCAAGAGGCGACCCTTATCCAGCAGACAAAAATGGCGGAACTGGGCAACATGATGGGTGCCATTGCTCACCAGTGGAAGCAGCCCCTCAACAACATTGCCCTCTATACCCAGTTTCTGCCAGAAGACTATGAGCAAGGTATGCTTGACAAGGAGAGGCTGGACGAAACTTCTGAAAGAATCCTGCGCTTGGTGAACTTCATGAGCACCACCATCGATGACTTCCGCAATTTCTTTAAACCTTCAACTGAGGAAAGCGCCTTTGAGCTGTGCGAGACGGTCAAAAGTGTTGTGGAAATCATTCGAGGACAGCTCATCAAGGATACGGTGGATATTAACATTGAAACCTGTGAGCCCACTTACGTGTGGGGACTGCACAGCCAATTTCAGCAAGTGATCCTTAATATCATCAATAACGCCCGCCAGGCGCTGCTGGAAAAACGCAGCTCCCAGCGGGAAGTAACCGTAAACTTTTCCCATGAGGAAGGGTATGTTCTGGTGCATATTTCTGATAATGCTGGTGGAATCCCCGAAGACCTGCTGCCAGACAAAATCTTTCAACCTTTCATCTCTACCAAAGGCGAGGAAGGAACCGGCATTGGCCTTTCGTTGGGGCAAACCATTATCGAAAAAATGGGCGGAACCATTTGCGCTCATAACACAGAGAGCGGAGCTTGCTTCACTCTGCGCCTGCCGGTAAAAAGAATTTGA